CACAAACGCTTCTTGGCGGCGTATTGCAATCGCCAAGCAATCCTCTTGAGCACCTTTCTGCAATGCTCTTTTAACTGCTCATCTGTCATATGCTTCACCTTCTGTCTTTTTCGAACATCCAACCGAAAATAGGAACACTCGTTCTCTTTGTAGTACAAGTATCTCATACTATGGTAATAAGTTCAAGTTCTTTCTACCAGATTTTTGGAGATGATTTCTCCGATTAAACTTCTGCATAAATTCTAAATAAAACGTCAAAAAACACGATCCCCAGTGGAGATCGTGCCTGTGTAGAAGTATGAAATTATCCTTACACAACGGATGTTCCCACTCGATAAAAGTACAAAATTCCCATACTTTTCGAGCTTTATCTGTCCATCACACAAAAGACATGATAAAAATAAAAAAGCAAGCTCCTCTCTCATTCACAACAGAAGAGCTAGCCTGCTTTTTTATCTTTCGCACTTTTTTAATCCCAAATATTCGGTCGTTCAACGCCCATCGTTCTCATATAATCCAGCAGTTGACCGGTATGTACCGACTCATGATAGGCGATTCGGAGCAACATGTCTCCAAGTGTGCGGACATAGCCTACATCGGATCGATCAATGCGGATACTCTCCAAATCGCTCTTGGACAACCCTCTGACGAAGCGGAGAAACTCTTCTCGATATGGCTTCGCAAAGGCCAAATCTTCTTCTACGGTCGAAAACTCTTTGGTTTCATACGGATTGGGGATGTCAGACAGGGCAGCGCTTCCCCGTTGGATCAAAATCTGGTGATACAAAAACTCACCCTCCATGACATGACGAATCATTTCTCCGCACGTGAACGCTTTATCGTCAGGCTTCCAGTTCAGCATATCTGTAGGGATTGCCTTCCACACCTTGATGCTTCTACGTCTTACTTCCTCAAAGTTTAAGATTAAGAGATCATTTTCGTTCATGCCATTCTTCCCTCCCCGTAAGCTCGTCCTAATTTTTTTGATAGAGATCACAAGTCGCTACGTGATCATTGACCATGCCGACTGCTTGCATAAAAGCGTAGCAAATGGTTGAACCGACAAAAGTAAAACCGCGCTTTTTCAAGTCCTTGCTCATTTTGTCGCTGATTTCGGTTGAAGCAGGCACATCCTTCATTTCCTGAAAATGATTATGAATCGGCTTCCCGCCTACAAACGACCAAAGATAGCTGCTAAAAGACCCAAACTCCTCCACAACCCGCAAATAGGCGTGGGCGTTCTTCACGACGCCGCGAATCTTCAGCCTGTTTCGAACGATGCCTTCGTCTGTCAGCAATTGTTCGATTTTGGCTTCATCGTATTGAACGATTTTCTCCGCTTCAAAGTTATCAAACGCTCTTCGATAATTTTCCCGCTTCTTCAGGATCGTGTACCAGCTCAGTCCGGCCTGTGCGCCTTCCAAATTCAAATATTCAAAAAGCAACCGATCCTCATAGACAGGAACTCCCCACTCGTGATCGTGATAATCCATATAAATAGGGTCCTGATTCACCCAGCCGCACCGATTCATGAAAAGAAACCTCCTCCACCAAATACGAACATATATTCCTATATAAAGAATATACAATCATTGGGTATTTTGCAAGTTTTTCTTCACAAAAAAAGACCTCATCAATCCGAGGTCTCTCTGCAATCAAGCAGTTAAAATAATTGGCTTCCCCTTCGTTACAACGATGGTGTGCTCGTATTGCGCTACATAACTCTTATCAGGCGTAATGAGCGCCCAACCGTCCCTGCCATCATCCACATATTCCGTCCCCGTTGATATGAATGTTTCTATTGCCAACACGAGACCTTCTGTGAGCAAGCGTCTTTCCTTTTTGTCATAGTAATTCAAAATGTAAGCAGGCTCTTCATGCAAGCTTTTGCCGATGCCATGGCCCGTAAGGTTTTTGACGACTGTAAAGCCCTTTTTCCTTGCCTCCTGGTGAACAATGCGACCAATTTGGCTTAGCTTTGATCCCGCCTTTGCTGCATCCAATGCCTTGTACAGCGACTCCTCTGCGCATTCGCATAAGGATTGCTTCTCAGGCTCACCTTCCCCTACCACGATTGAAGCACCTGTATCGGCAAAATAACCACCCAGCTCCGCCGAGACATCAATATTGATGATATCGCCATTTTGCAGAACTGTATCATCCGGGATGCCATGCGCGACAATGTGATTGACACTGATGCATGTATGCCCTGGAAAATCATACGTAATATTCGGTGCAGATCGCGCTCCGTACTTTGCCAAGATCTCTCCGCCAATCCGGTCGAGTTCTTTTGTTGTCACGCCCGCCCGCACTGCTTTGAGCATCGTCTCCCGTGCTTCCGCCACAATGCTACCAATCCGCTTCAAACAAATCAAATCATGTTCATTTTGAATCGACATATGTTGCCCTCCTGTCTACGAATGTAATGATTCCTCTACATTGGAACATTTTTCATTGCCAATCGCAACCTGTTGAAAAAACAAAGAACCCCAGAAGCACCCTCCGCGGCCCTTAACTAGCTTCCCCCCAGTCTCTCTACCAACAACCAAACAACATTCGAAATGAGCAAAGACTGTCCGATTCCAAAACTGAATCCTGTGAAAAAACGCAGCTTGTTATTGCTTGTTCGCCACTTCCACTGTTGGGTAAAGCCATCAATCAGCATGGGCAATAAAAGCAGTCCAATCAAATAGTAAGAGGTCACGATATGCATTCCTGCAAAAACAGGCGCCGGCAGGTATCCAACTAGGATCGATACACATCTGGCACATAGGGGCATTTTCTTACCACCGATAGAAAAGCAACGATCTGCTCGTCGATGACAGGGAATCCACTGCGTATTGATCTTCATCAGCTCCCACAATCTGGCTTGCAATCGCAATCTGGTGTACCACAATCCGGACAATCAACGGGAAGATGGCTGCAATCTGGCAAACCATTTTTACGCTTTTTCCGGTTTGTCGAATAATAGAGGATCATGCTAATGAAAACGAGAAGACCAAGTATGAGCAAGACTCCTCCTGTAACATAATCCCCTTGATACAGAAATACGCCTCCCGCAATCCATGTGATCATGCAAAGCGTTAATCCAACAAAAAACAGATACACCCTCTCCCTTCCTTTCTTTCTACGAGAAAGAGTATCTGCAGTTTCAACTGTGCGTTACGTCCGGGCGTGAAGTCATCGACCCGGCCGATTTGTTATAGCGTCCACATATTTATACCGCTCTGTACGTGCGGATGTAAGCCGAAAAAACACATCCCTTCTCTTTATTTGAAATTACTTTCGTATTTGTCTCACTTGAGTAAGACCAATACTAAGCTTCAAAAAAGAGAAGGGAATAGTGGGAAGATGAGAAGAACGTTTCTATTCTAAGCGTTTCGTTTTCTCCGCAGTTGATAATAGGTCACAGCCAGTGCAAGCGCCAAAACCGTCCCCTTAATAATATCGTACGCGTAATACGGCAGATTGAGCATCGTCATGCCGTTGAGCAGCACCCCGATCAGGATCGCTCCCACAAAT
The window above is part of the Brevibacillus brevis NBRC 100599 genome. Proteins encoded here:
- a CDS encoding DinB family protein — protein: MNENDLLILNFEEVRRRSIKVWKAIPTDMLNWKPDDKAFTCGEMIRHVMEGEFLYHQILIQRGSAALSDIPNPYETKEFSTVEEDLAFAKPYREEFLRFVRGLSKSDLESIRIDRSDVGYVRTLGDMLLRIAYHESVHTGQLLDYMRTMGVERPNIWD
- a CDS encoding DNA-3-methyladenine glycosylase I; this translates as MNRCGWVNQDPIYMDYHDHEWGVPVYEDRLLFEYLNLEGAQAGLSWYTILKKRENYRRAFDNFEAEKIVQYDEAKIEQLLTDEGIVRNRLKIRGVVKNAHAYLRVVEEFGSFSSYLWSFVGGKPIHNHFQEMKDVPASTEISDKMSKDLKKRGFTFVGSTICYAFMQAVGMVNDHVATCDLYQKN
- the map gene encoding type I methionyl aminopeptidase — translated: MSIQNEHDLICLKRIGSIVAEARETMLKAVRAGVTTKELDRIGGEILAKYGARSAPNITYDFPGHTCISVNHIVAHGIPDDTVLQNGDIINIDVSAELGGYFADTGASIVVGEGEPEKQSLCECAEESLYKALDAAKAGSKLSQIGRIVHQEARKKGFTVVKNLTGHGIGKSLHEEPAYILNYYDKKERRLLTEGLVLAIETFISTGTEYVDDGRDGWALITPDKSYVAQYEHTIVVTKGKPIILTA
- a CDS encoding DUF2085 domain-containing protein — translated: MKINTQWIPCHRRADRCFSIGGKKMPLCARCVSILVGYLPAPVFAGMHIVTSYYLIGLLLLPMLIDGFTQQWKWRTSNNKLRFFTGFSFGIGQSLLISNVVWLLVERLGGS